A DNA window from Ranitomeya imitator isolate aRanImi1 chromosome 2, aRanImi1.pri, whole genome shotgun sequence contains the following coding sequences:
- the LOC138663925 gene encoding zinc finger protein 684-like, which translates to MDKEKIVERILHLTLEILFRLTGEDYTVVKKISSERCQAPVSEGWGRPLSPIMGLPPHPLIHEDINDQNILDLTYRMIELLTGEVPIRCQDVTIYFTMEEWEYLEGHKDLYKDAMMEVPQPLTSPVLSSKRTTPERCPIPLLLPQDHQGKDQIHINTTDTHVIFDELCKEEIPTYDYPGDRIRSAKGHLISSYWKADDDSIAEVAHEEHVSIPDKPSALHSKDLSSNPLQQVLTSDSLEKNKKNRGDVEHERSEKSHTEARKFSCSECGKCFTSSSKLAIHQRIHKVEKPYSCSICGTIFNRYWNLIRHERNHKGEKPFSCLECGKSFPQKSNLFQHQKSHTRETPFSCSECEKCFKRKSGLVKHQRVHTGEKPYLCTECGKCFSQNSHLAKHQRCHTGERPFSCLECGKCFSQKSTLVDHQKVHTGDKPFSCLECGKRFSKKTHLIGHQKTHTG; encoded by the exons ATGGATAAGGAAAAAATTGTGGAGAGGATAttgcacctcaccctagagatcctattccgtcttactggagag gattacacagtagtgaagaagatctctagtgagcgctgtcaggcccctgtgtctgagggatggggaagacccctgagtccaatcatggggcttccacctcaccccctaatacatgaggacatcaatgaccagaacatCCTAGATCTCACATAcaggatgattgagctgctgactggagag gttcctataaggtgtcaggatgtcaccatctatttcaccatggaggagtgggagtatttagaaggacacaaagatttaTATAAGGAcgccatgatggaggttccccagcccctcacatcaccag ttctatccagtaagaggacaacaccagagagatgtccgattcctcttcttcttccacaggatcatcag ggtaaagatcagattcatattaatactacagatacACATGTGATTTTTGATGAgctgtgtaaagaggagattcctacatatgattacccag GTGACAGGATCAGAAGTGCAAAGGGGCATTTAATATCTTCATATTGGAAAGCAGATGATGATAGTATCGCAGAAGTTGCACATGAAGAGCATGTCAGTATTCCAGATAAACCATCAGCCCTccacagcaaagatctatcatctaATCCTCTTCAACAGGTCCTAACTTCTGACtcgttagagaaaaataaaaaaaacagaggggATGTTGAACATGAAAGATCAGAGAAAAGTCACACTGAAGCAAGgaaattttcatgttcagaatgtgggaaatgttttacatctAGTTCAAAACTCgctatacatcagagaattcacaaggtggagaagccatattcatgttctatTTGTGGAACAATTTTTAACCGTTACTGGAATCTCATTAGACATGAGAGAAATCAcaaaggagagaagccattttcatgcttagaatgtgggaaaagttttcctCAGAAATCAAATCTTTTTCAGCATCAAAAATCTCATACTCGGGAgacgccattttcatgttcagaatgtgagaaatgttttaaacgAAAGTCAGGTCTTGTTAAACATCAAagagttcacacaggggagaagccatacttatgcacagaatgtgggaagtgtttcagCCAGAATTCACATCTTGCTAAGCATCAGAGATGTCACACAGGAGAGAGGCCATTTTCCtgcttagaatgtgggaaatgtttttctcagaaatcaactcttgttgaccatcaaAAAGTACACACAGGAGACAAGCCATTTTCATGCTTAGAGTGTGGGAAACGTTTCTCTAAAAAAACACATCTCATTGGTcatcaaaaaactcacacagggTAA